The following are encoded in a window of Arachis duranensis cultivar V14167 unplaced genomic scaffold, aradu.V14167.gnm2.J7QH unplaced_Scaffold_165934, whole genome shotgun sequence genomic DNA:
- the LOC107475391 gene encoding LRR receptor-like serine/threonine-protein kinase FEI 1, with the protein MGICLMKQKWLWLLYGLMINILINENGALSPDGQALLSFRTSVVSSDGVLLQWRPEDPDPCKWKGVRCDPKTKRVTHLALSHHKLSGSLSADLGKLDHLRVLALHNNNFYGTIPSELGNCTELQGLYLQENYLSGMIPGEIGNLSQLQSLDISSNSLSGNIPALLGKLYNIKNFNLSSNFLSGPIPSDGVLANFTGSSFIGNRGLCGVQIDVTCPGSNPQSPTSDQNGKKKYSGRLLISASATVGALLSVALMCFWGCFLYKKFGKKDRISLAMDVGEGASIVMFHGDLPYSSKDIIKKLETLNEEHIIGVGGFGTVYKLAMDDGNVFALKRIVKLNEGFDRFFERELEILGSIKHRHLVNLRGYCNSPTSKLLIYDYLPGGSLDEALHEKSEQLDWDARLNIIIGAAKGLAYLHHDCSPRIIHRDIKSSNILLDGNLDARVSDFGLAKLLEDEESHITTIVAGTFGYLAPEYMQSGRATDKSDVYSFGVLTLEVLSGKRPTDASFIEKGLNVVGWLNFLISENRRREIVDPLCEGVQMETLDALLSVAIQCVSSNPEDRPNMHRVVQFFESEIMTPCPSDFYDSSSD; encoded by the exons ATGGGCATTTGTCTGATGAAACAGAAATGGCTATGGCTTCTTTATGGTCTGATGATAAATATTCTGATCAATGAAAATGGTGCACTCAGTCCTGATG GTCAGGCACTTCTCAGCTTCAGGACATCAGTTGTTAGCTCAGATGGTGTGTTGTTACAGTGGAGGCCAGAGGATCCTGACCCATGTAAATGGAAAGGAGTGAGATGTGATCCAAAAACCAAGAGAGTAACCCATCT GGCTTTATCTCACCATAAGTTAAGTGGGTCTTTGTCAGCTGACCTTGGAAAGCTAGATCATTTGAGGGTTCT TGCTCTTCACAACAACAACTTCTATGGGACCATTCCATCAGAACTGGGAAACTGCACTGAATTGCAGGGATT ATATCTACAGGAAAATTACCTTAGTGGCATGATTCCAGGCGAAATAGGAAATCTTTCACAGCTTCAAAGTTT GGATATATCAAGCAACTCCCTCAGTGGAAACATACCAGCATTGCTTGGAAAATtgtacaacataaaaaattt CAATTTATCATCCAATTTTCTGTCTGGACCAATACCGTCTGATGGTGTGCTTGCCAACTTTACTGGAAGCTC CTTCATTGGAAATCGTGGTCTGTGTGGGGTGCAAATTGATGTGACATGTCCTGGATCAAACCCTCAATCTCCAACCTCAG atcaaaatggaaagaagaaataTTCAGGTCGGCTACTTATCAGCGCATCAGCAACTGTGGGTGCTCTTCTTTCGGTGGCACTGATGTGTTTCTGGGGTTGTTTTCTTTACAAGAAGTTTGGTAAAAAGGACAGAATAAGTCTGGCAATGGATGTGGGTGAAG GTGCATCAATTGTGATGTTTCACGGAGATCTACCTTATTCTTCAAAAGATATCATTAAGAAACTAGAGACTTTGAATGAGGAACACATAATAGGGGTTGGAGGGTTTGGAACAGTCTACAAACTTGCAATGGATGATGGGAATGTGTTTGCTTTGAAAAGGATTGTGAAGTTAAATGAGGGTTTCGATCGGTTTTTTGAGAGAGAACTTGAAATTCTGGGAAGCATAAAACATCGCCATCTAGTGAACTTGCGGGGATATTGCAATTCACCTACATCAAAGTTGTTAATATATGATTACTTACCTGGTGGCAGTCTTGATGAAGCTCTTCACG AAAAATCTGAGCAACTAGACTGGGATGCTCGCTTGAATATAATCATTGGAGCTGCAAAAGGGCTCGCCTATTTACACCATGATTGCTCCCCTAGGATCATACACCGTGATATAAAATCAAGCAACATTTTGCTTGATGGAAACCTTGATGCTCGGGTGTCTGATTTTGGACTCGCAAAACTTCTAGAGGATGAAGAATCTCACATCACAACTATTGTAGCTGGAACGTTTGGTTATCTTGCACCAG AGTATATGCAAAGTGGTAGAGCAACTGACAAGAGTGATGTTTATAGTTTTGGGGTCCTGACTCTTGAAGTTCTGAGTGGAAAGCGACCAACAGATGCATCATTTATAGAAAAGGGCCTCAATGTTGTTGGTTGG TTGAATTTTCTAATTTCGGAAAATAGGCGACGGGAAATTGTGGATCCACTATGCGAGGGGGTGCAGATGGAGACCCTTGATGCCTTGCTTTCTGTGGCTATTCAATGTGTTTCATCAAATCCAGAGGACCGACCGAATATGCACCGAGTGGTCCAGTTCTTTGAGTCAGAGATCATGACCCCATGCCCAAGTGACTTCTATGACTCAAGCTCTGACTAG